Proteins co-encoded in one Megalopta genalis isolate 19385.01 unplaced genomic scaffold, iyMegGena1_principal scaffold0023, whole genome shotgun sequence genomic window:
- the LOC117217785 gene encoding uncharacterized protein LOC117217785 isoform X1, which translates to MSSEKHEASVNRIFGSEKRETGANDEAARNEVKQNEAKNEKSKYCSNLKFKVPEIRIESSASSSSREFPKSETIDDDKFTGTFSSANENRSSTTEKQLNRETSISENRTFYMKSVVIMILNKLKEICSECELRTDHFKNELAYQGSLENVIEKSKSLIEKLKIQLDDQQNKLTNIPKNWASELCARKIRREDRFSSDRETLEIIETQSTSDSSQKTILLGEDGRNEITEISIDRNKRDETSSPKRRKILEEGESDNKKNIARFSNDKATSPILGSRHKNRSAMKKPQIIHKSTEISNKFQENPSKNLFEEAAIENDNKNALNIERSELEKPEIFLSGANNEEIGAKSELDKSDKPSEGSESTAEMNNNEFLLKMLALKSVLSDENASSRTNDSSSTATIRLKMNLDDDRMQADAAGFRFRSPSNVETIRNGESVSERSDTDTVDLNRPRDGNVIKNNLSRNGSIDIGSVDTKSADSMDSLSTMVIYRGACESDDSRRNERAKASLLFSTSSESWSSEDSVQFATVKNRRAEDELERRDSDDEILEEFPCNSRLVERAKIKPRELNGESDEKLGMGASVVLERLSEEVLEKHAGALEKSRERLDYEEIKRLIDLNALGRDRRKASGWSPISVFKKPNRATAEPEDTLLDHLKRVENCELTESIEEEKDAVTDCENKPTSITYDIQSNEELMMEADRIAKSMLLNSDDSDSTSPTFSFEQKLRTIEVEPKSSLLSACQNVTSLYGSNDEEKREETKLENNATMSAQKSGKKRVASDEEPEKKRESKRKSAWKWNRLLNRKFSLSASEDEIIEQNQELVRSKGKVTEDRIEDPDTAVKQERMTDYKTIQGTVPIIELADSNSDVQLLNSDSTFGMRFSNTDSWIGEEMFLSRESRTGRWKNVRKETASNTDSDDDSDPDYVAKNFQGKPVKRGGRKNIRKVMEDEQVALATRRVAKEEAERLERIAHRQKLRTLYYGFPKQYDEMLKGKSPNEEALQKLVLDFNTETKEELVTVHSDIVKCLKPHQVKGIKFMWDVCFESLERIRSSSGSGCIIAHCMGLGKSLQVIALLHTLLNHEETGVKAIAIVCPMNTILNWNKEFNLWLRDIEGTSVKVYELTKSRNNEQKKWQLESWHRSGGVLLISYAMFRKLTCADKSKMPELWKKEMLRYLIDPGPDLVVCDEGHLLKNEDTALSRSMRRIKTLRRIALTGTPLQNNLIEYHCMMQFVKPNLLETKNKFLNRFGNPINNGQYDNSTKNDVRLMKQRAYVLHKMLESCVQRLNYSVLTPLLPPKQEYVIFVRLSDVQIKMYRYYVNNLARCQYSTRGSLFQDYQTLQRIWTHPVTMRWKSETIRRTNEKSSEFDFISDETESTDSEGSNDAPKSSRNVETEIVRPEEIERTHWWTQFIESDHLNDISISSKLMLLFGILKKCELIGDKLVVFSQSLHSLNLIEHFLVNIDKETQKSENSECTGHRSSWLLGLDYYRFDGKTSPKERFRCCEAFNSPTNTRAMLFLISTHAGGLGINLTAANRVILFDASWNPSPDVQSIFRVYRFGQKKPCYVYRFLAAGTMEEKIYNRQVTKLSLSCRVLDEQQIERHYRNHDLVELYTFRPNKGGGRATLNLPKDRLLAEIFLKYKDYVENYHEHDSLLENKSEEELNEQERKQAWLDYEKEKAENPMISDKFALLFKQSSMYSY; encoded by the exons ATGTCTAGTGAAAAACACGAAGCATCCGTGAACAGGATTTTCGGCTCTGAGAAGCGTGAAACCGGCGCAAACGACGAGGCGGCGCGCAACGAAGTAAAACAAAACGAAGCTAAAAACGAGAAGTCGAAATATTGCAGTAATTTGAAGTTTAAAGTGCCTGAAATACGCATCGAAAGTTCAGCGTCGAGTTCCAGCCGGGAATTTCCGAAATCAGAAACCATCGACGATGATAAATTCACGGGAACATTTTCCTCTGCCAATGAAAATCGTTCTTCGACTACCGAAAAACAATTGAACCGCGAAACTTCGATCAGCGAGAATCGAACTTTTTATATGAAGTCCGTCGTGATTAtgatattgaacaaattgaaggAGATTTGCTCGGAGTGCGAATTAAGAACGGACCATTTCAAAAACGAATTAGCGTACCAAGGATCGTTGGAGAACGTGATAGAAAAATCGAAGAGCCTGATCGAGAAGCTGAAAATCCAGCTGGACGATCAGCAGAATAAATTGACGAATATCCCTAAAAACTGGGCCTCGGAGCTCTGCGCGCGAAAAATACGTCGCGAGGATCGTTTCTCGAGCGATAGAGAAACATTGGAGATCATAGAAACACAGAGCACGTCGGATTCGTCGCAGAAAACGATACTTTTGGGCGAAGATGGGCGGAACGAAATCACCGAAATCTCAATCGACAGGAATAAAAGAGATGAAACATCGTCGCCTAAGAGAAGAAAAATCCTAGAAGAAGGAGAAAGCGACAACAAGAAAAATATTGCACGGTTCTCAAACGATAAAGCTACGTCTCCCATCTTGGGCAGCAGGCACAAGAACAGAAGCGCGATGAAAAAACCGCAAATAATTCACAAATCTACAGAAATTTCTAATAAATTCCAAGAAAATCCTTCGAAGAATCTGTTCGAAGAGGCTGCGATTGAGAATGACAATAAAAACGCGTTGAATATAGAGCGATCGGAGCTCGAGAAACCGGAGATATTCTTATCGGGAGCGAACAACGAGGAAATCGGTGCCAAGAGCGAGCTCGATAAATCCGATAAGCCGTCGGAAGGGAGTGAATCTACCGCGGAAATGAATAACAACGAGTTCCTCCTGAAAATGCTTGCGCTGAAATCGGTTCTTTCCGACGAGAACGCGTCCTCGAGAACCAACGATTCTTCGTCGACCGCGACGATTAGGCTCAAAATGAACCTGGACGACGACAGAATGCAAGCGGACGCTGCCGGGTTCCGTTTCAGAAGCCCTTCTAACGTGGAAACCATCCGAAACGGCGAGTCCGTTTCCGAAAGGTCCGACACGGACACCGTCGATTTAAACAGACCGAGAGACGGAAACGTGATTAAGAACAATTTATCGCGAAATGGCAGCATCGACATTGGCTCTGTCGATACAAAATCGGCCGATTCGATGGATTCGTTGTCGACGATGGTGATATATCGAGGAGCCTGCGAGTCCGACGACagcagaagaaacgaacgagcgAAGGCCTCGCtgctgttttcgacgagcagCGAAAGCTGGAGCAGCGAAGACAGCGTACAATTTGCGACTGTGAAGAATCGGAGAGCTGAGGACGAATTGGAGAGACGAGATTCGGATGACGAGATTCTCGAAGAATTTCCTTGTAATTCCAGGCTGGTCGAGAGAGCGAAGATAAAGCCGCGCGAATTAAACGGCGAATCTGACGAAAAGCTGGGAATGGGAGCTTCCGTTGTCCTCGAAAGGTTGTCGGAAGAAGTTCTCGAAAAGCACGCAGGTGCTTTGGAAAAATCACGCGAACGTTTGGACTACGAAGAAATTAAAAG GCTAATCGATTTGAATGCACTTGGACGCGACAGAAGGAAAGCGAGCGGTTGGTCGCCGATTTCCGTGTTTAAGAAGCCTAATAGAGCAACTGCGGAGCCGGAAGACACGCTCctggatcatttgaagagagTAGAAAATTGCGAGTTAACCGAAAGCATCGAGGAGGAAAAAGACGCCGTTACGGACTGTGAAAATAAGCCGACGAGTATAACGTACGATATTCAGAGTAACGAAGAGTTGATGATGGAAGCTGACAGGATTGCGAAGAGCATGCTCTTAAATTCCGATGACTCGGATTCGACATCGCCGACGTTTTCTTTCGAACAGAAGTTACGAACAATTGAAGTAGAACCGAAGTCGTCCTTACTTTCAGCGTGTCAGAACGTGACTTCGCTTTATGGCAGTAACGATGAAGAAAAACGAGAGGAAACCAAATTAGAAAACAACGCAACGATGTCGGCGCAAAAATCAGGGAAGAAACGTGTTGCCAGCGATGAG GAGCCCGAGAAAAAACGTGAGAGCAAACGAAAAAGCGCCTGGAAATGGAATAGATTATTGAACAGGAAATTTTCGTTGTCCGCCTCCgaagacgaaataatcgagcagAATCAGGAGCTGGTGCGATCGAAGGGAAAGGTGACAGAAGATCGGAT AGAAGATCCGGATACGGCCGTCAAACAAGAGAGGATGACCGATTACAAAACAATTCAAGGCACTGTACCGATCATAGAATTAGCGGATTCCAATTCGGACGTGCAATTGTTGAATTCCGATTCGACGTTCGGAATGAGATTTTCCAACACGGATTCGTGGATCGGCGAGGAAATGTTCCTCTCACGCGA ATCGAGAACAGGGAGGTGGAAAAACGTGCGAAAAGAAACGGCGAGTAATACCGACAGCGACGATGACAGTGATCCTGATTACGTAGCCAAGAATTTTCAAGGAAAGCCCGTTAAAAGAGGAGGTCGCAAGAATATACGAAAAGTGATGGAAGACGAGCAGGTCGCTCTGGCGACGAGACGAGTCGCGAAAGAAGAGGCGGAGAGGCTTGAACGGATTGCTCACCGGCAAAAATTA AGAACTTTATATTATGGATTTCCGAAACAGTACGACGAAATGTTGAAAGGGAAATCGCCTAACGAAGAGGCGCTGCAAAAACTGGTATTAGATTTTAATACTGAAACGAAAGAGGAGCTCGTGACCGTTCACTCGGACATAGTGAAATGCTTGAAACCTCATCAGGTCAAGGGAATCAAATTCATGTGGGACGTTTGTTTCGAGTCTCTCGAAAGGATTAGATCGTCATCGGGTTCCGGATGCATAATCGCGCATTGCATGGGCCTCGGTAAAAGCCTCCAAGTAATCGCATTGTTGCACACATTGTTGAATCACGAAGAAACTGGCGTCAAAGCGATCGCGATCGTCTGCCCTATGAATACGATACTCAATTGGAACAAGGAATTTAACTTGTGGTTGCGGGACATCGAAGGCACCAGTGTCAAGGTTTACGAATTAACGAA ATCAAGGAATAATGAGCAGAAGAAATGGCAATTAGAGTCTTGGCACAGGAGCGGCGGCGTTCTTCTGATCAGCTACGCCATGTTCCGAAAATTGACCTGCGCGGACAAAAGTAAAATGCCGGAGTTGTGGAAGAAGGAGATGCTACGCTATCTGATAGATCCTGGGCCCGATTTAGTGGTCTGCGACGAGGGTCATTTGCTGAAAAACGAGGACACCGCTCTCAGCAGATCGATGAGACGGATCAAAACGTTGCGCAGAATAGCGCTGACCGGCACGCCCCTGCAAAATAACTTGATCGAAT ATCATTGCATGATGCAATTTGTGAAGCCGAATCTCCTGGAAACCAAGAATAAATTTTTGAACAGATTCGGCAATCCGATAAACAACGGCCAATACGACAATTCAACGAAAAACGACGTGAGATTAATGAAGCAACGAGCGTACGTTCTGCACAAAATGTTGGAGAGCTGCGTGCAGAGATTGAATTATTCGGTGCTGACGCCGCTGTTGCCGCCCAAGCAGGAATACGTTATTTTCGTGAGACTGTCCGACGTGCAGATCAAAATGTACCGATATTATGTAAACAACCTGGCTCG ATGCCAGTATTCCACGAGAGGCTCCCTTTTCCAAGATTATCAGACGCTGCAGAGGATATGGACGCATCCTGTAACGATGCGTTGGAAGTCGGAAACAATACGGAGAACCAACGAGAAGAGCTCGGAGTTCGATTTTATCAGCGACGAGACTGAAAGCACCGACAGCGAAGGATCGAATGATGCTCCAAAGTCATCGAGAA ATGTCGAGACTGAGATTGTCAGGCCCGAAGAAATCGAGAGGACGCATTGGTGGACGCAATTCATCGAGTCCGATCACTTGAACGATATAAGCATCTCCTCGAAATTAATGCTGTTGTTCGGCATTTTGAAAAAATGCGAGCTAATCGGCGACAAACT AGTGGTGTTCTCGCAGTCATTGCATTCGTTGAACTTGATCGAGCATTTTTTGGTAAACATCGACAAGGAGACGCAGAAAAGTGAGAATTCAGAGTGCACGGGGCACAGAAGCAGTTGGTTGTTGGGCTTGGATTATTATCGATTTGATGGAAAAACGTCGCCGAAGGAAAGATTTCGATGTTGCGAAGCGTTTAATAGTCCGACGAATACAAGGGCGATGCTGTTCTTGATATCGACGCACGCCGGCGGTTTAGGTATTAATTTGACTGCCGCTAATCGGGTGATTCTATTCGATGCGAGTTGGAATCCCTCGCCCGATGTGCAGAGTATATTTCGTGTGTATAG GTTTGGTCAGAAAAAGCCGTGTTACGTTTACCGATTTCTGGCGGCCGGAACGATGGAGGAGAAAATTTACAATCGGCAAGTGACGAAATTGTCGCTCTCCTGCAGAGTCCTCGACGAACAACAAATAGAACGGCATTACAGAAATCATGATTTAGTCGAGTTGTACACTTTTAGGCCGAACAAGGGTGGGGGAAGGGCAACGTTGAATCTGCCAAAAGATAGATTGCTGGCGGAAATATTTTTGAAGTATAAAGATTACGTGGAGAACTATCACGAACACGACTCCCTTTTGGAGAATAAG TCCGAGGAAGAATTGAACGAGCAAGAAAGAAAGCAAGCCTGGCTAGATTACGAAAAGGAGAAAGCAGAAAATCCAATGATCAGCGATAAGTTCGCGTTACTGTTCAAACAATCATCGATGTATAGTTACTAG
- the LOC117217785 gene encoding uncharacterized protein LOC117217785 isoform X2 has protein sequence MSSEKHEASVNRIFGSEKRETGANDEAARNEVKQNEAKNEKSKYCSNLKFKVPEIRIESSASSSSREFPKSETIDDDKFTGTFSSANENRSSTTEKQLNRETSISENRTFYMKSVVIMILNKLKEICSECELRTDHFKNELAYQGSLENVIEKSKSLIEKLKIQLDDQQNKLTNIPKNWASELCARKIRREDRFSSDRETLEIIETQSTSDSSQKTILLGEDGRNEITEISIDRNKRDETSSPKRRKILEEGESDNKKNIARFSNDKATSPILGSRHKNRSAMKKPQIIHKSTEISNKFQENPSKNLFEEAAIENDNKNALNIERSELEKPEIFLSGANNEEIGAKSELDKSDKPSEGSESTAEMNNNEFLLKMLALKSVLSDENASSRTNDSSSTATIRLKMNLDDDRMQADAAGFRFRSPSNVETIRNGESVSERSDTDTVDLNRPRDGNVIKNNLSRNGSIDIGSVDTKSADSMDSLSTMVIYRGACESDDSRRNERAKASLLFSTSSESWSSEDSVQFATVKNRRAEDELERRDSDDEILEEFPCNSRLVERAKIKPRELNGESDEKLGMGASVVLERLSEEVLEKHAGALEKSRERLDYEEIKRLIDLNALGRDRRKASGWSPISVFKKPNRATAEPEDTLLDHLKRVENCELTESIEEEKDAVTDCENKPTSITYDIQSNEELMMEADRIAKSMLLNSDDSDSTSPTFSFEQKLRTIEVEPKSSLLSACQNVTSLYGSNDEEKREETKLENNATMSAQKSGKKRVASDEEPEKKRESKRKSAWKWNRLLNRKFSLSASEDEIIEQNQELVRSKGKVTEDRIEDPDTAVKQERMTDYKTIQGTVPIIELADSNSDVQLLNSDSTFGMRFSNTDSWIGEEMFLSRESRTGRWKNVRKETASNTDSDDDSDPDYVAKNFQGKPVKRGGRKNIRKVMEDEQVALATRRVAKEEAERLERIAHRQKLYDEMLKGKSPNEEALQKLVLDFNTETKEELVTVHSDIVKCLKPHQVKGIKFMWDVCFESLERIRSSSGSGCIIAHCMGLGKSLQVIALLHTLLNHEETGVKAIAIVCPMNTILNWNKEFNLWLRDIEGTSVKVYELTKSRNNEQKKWQLESWHRSGGVLLISYAMFRKLTCADKSKMPELWKKEMLRYLIDPGPDLVVCDEGHLLKNEDTALSRSMRRIKTLRRIALTGTPLQNNLIEYHCMMQFVKPNLLETKNKFLNRFGNPINNGQYDNSTKNDVRLMKQRAYVLHKMLESCVQRLNYSVLTPLLPPKQEYVIFVRLSDVQIKMYRYYVNNLARCQYSTRGSLFQDYQTLQRIWTHPVTMRWKSETIRRTNEKSSEFDFISDETESTDSEGSNDAPKSSRNVETEIVRPEEIERTHWWTQFIESDHLNDISISSKLMLLFGILKKCELIGDKLVVFSQSLHSLNLIEHFLVNIDKETQKSENSECTGHRSSWLLGLDYYRFDGKTSPKERFRCCEAFNSPTNTRAMLFLISTHAGGLGINLTAANRVILFDASWNPSPDVQSIFRVYRFGQKKPCYVYRFLAAGTMEEKIYNRQVTKLSLSCRVLDEQQIERHYRNHDLVELYTFRPNKGGGRATLNLPKDRLLAEIFLKYKDYVENYHEHDSLLENKSEEELNEQERKQAWLDYEKEKAENPMISDKFALLFKQSSMYSY, from the exons ATGTCTAGTGAAAAACACGAAGCATCCGTGAACAGGATTTTCGGCTCTGAGAAGCGTGAAACCGGCGCAAACGACGAGGCGGCGCGCAACGAAGTAAAACAAAACGAAGCTAAAAACGAGAAGTCGAAATATTGCAGTAATTTGAAGTTTAAAGTGCCTGAAATACGCATCGAAAGTTCAGCGTCGAGTTCCAGCCGGGAATTTCCGAAATCAGAAACCATCGACGATGATAAATTCACGGGAACATTTTCCTCTGCCAATGAAAATCGTTCTTCGACTACCGAAAAACAATTGAACCGCGAAACTTCGATCAGCGAGAATCGAACTTTTTATATGAAGTCCGTCGTGATTAtgatattgaacaaattgaaggAGATTTGCTCGGAGTGCGAATTAAGAACGGACCATTTCAAAAACGAATTAGCGTACCAAGGATCGTTGGAGAACGTGATAGAAAAATCGAAGAGCCTGATCGAGAAGCTGAAAATCCAGCTGGACGATCAGCAGAATAAATTGACGAATATCCCTAAAAACTGGGCCTCGGAGCTCTGCGCGCGAAAAATACGTCGCGAGGATCGTTTCTCGAGCGATAGAGAAACATTGGAGATCATAGAAACACAGAGCACGTCGGATTCGTCGCAGAAAACGATACTTTTGGGCGAAGATGGGCGGAACGAAATCACCGAAATCTCAATCGACAGGAATAAAAGAGATGAAACATCGTCGCCTAAGAGAAGAAAAATCCTAGAAGAAGGAGAAAGCGACAACAAGAAAAATATTGCACGGTTCTCAAACGATAAAGCTACGTCTCCCATCTTGGGCAGCAGGCACAAGAACAGAAGCGCGATGAAAAAACCGCAAATAATTCACAAATCTACAGAAATTTCTAATAAATTCCAAGAAAATCCTTCGAAGAATCTGTTCGAAGAGGCTGCGATTGAGAATGACAATAAAAACGCGTTGAATATAGAGCGATCGGAGCTCGAGAAACCGGAGATATTCTTATCGGGAGCGAACAACGAGGAAATCGGTGCCAAGAGCGAGCTCGATAAATCCGATAAGCCGTCGGAAGGGAGTGAATCTACCGCGGAAATGAATAACAACGAGTTCCTCCTGAAAATGCTTGCGCTGAAATCGGTTCTTTCCGACGAGAACGCGTCCTCGAGAACCAACGATTCTTCGTCGACCGCGACGATTAGGCTCAAAATGAACCTGGACGACGACAGAATGCAAGCGGACGCTGCCGGGTTCCGTTTCAGAAGCCCTTCTAACGTGGAAACCATCCGAAACGGCGAGTCCGTTTCCGAAAGGTCCGACACGGACACCGTCGATTTAAACAGACCGAGAGACGGAAACGTGATTAAGAACAATTTATCGCGAAATGGCAGCATCGACATTGGCTCTGTCGATACAAAATCGGCCGATTCGATGGATTCGTTGTCGACGATGGTGATATATCGAGGAGCCTGCGAGTCCGACGACagcagaagaaacgaacgagcgAAGGCCTCGCtgctgttttcgacgagcagCGAAAGCTGGAGCAGCGAAGACAGCGTACAATTTGCGACTGTGAAGAATCGGAGAGCTGAGGACGAATTGGAGAGACGAGATTCGGATGACGAGATTCTCGAAGAATTTCCTTGTAATTCCAGGCTGGTCGAGAGAGCGAAGATAAAGCCGCGCGAATTAAACGGCGAATCTGACGAAAAGCTGGGAATGGGAGCTTCCGTTGTCCTCGAAAGGTTGTCGGAAGAAGTTCTCGAAAAGCACGCAGGTGCTTTGGAAAAATCACGCGAACGTTTGGACTACGAAGAAATTAAAAG GCTAATCGATTTGAATGCACTTGGACGCGACAGAAGGAAAGCGAGCGGTTGGTCGCCGATTTCCGTGTTTAAGAAGCCTAATAGAGCAACTGCGGAGCCGGAAGACACGCTCctggatcatttgaagagagTAGAAAATTGCGAGTTAACCGAAAGCATCGAGGAGGAAAAAGACGCCGTTACGGACTGTGAAAATAAGCCGACGAGTATAACGTACGATATTCAGAGTAACGAAGAGTTGATGATGGAAGCTGACAGGATTGCGAAGAGCATGCTCTTAAATTCCGATGACTCGGATTCGACATCGCCGACGTTTTCTTTCGAACAGAAGTTACGAACAATTGAAGTAGAACCGAAGTCGTCCTTACTTTCAGCGTGTCAGAACGTGACTTCGCTTTATGGCAGTAACGATGAAGAAAAACGAGAGGAAACCAAATTAGAAAACAACGCAACGATGTCGGCGCAAAAATCAGGGAAGAAACGTGTTGCCAGCGATGAG GAGCCCGAGAAAAAACGTGAGAGCAAACGAAAAAGCGCCTGGAAATGGAATAGATTATTGAACAGGAAATTTTCGTTGTCCGCCTCCgaagacgaaataatcgagcagAATCAGGAGCTGGTGCGATCGAAGGGAAAGGTGACAGAAGATCGGAT AGAAGATCCGGATACGGCCGTCAAACAAGAGAGGATGACCGATTACAAAACAATTCAAGGCACTGTACCGATCATAGAATTAGCGGATTCCAATTCGGACGTGCAATTGTTGAATTCCGATTCGACGTTCGGAATGAGATTTTCCAACACGGATTCGTGGATCGGCGAGGAAATGTTCCTCTCACGCGA ATCGAGAACAGGGAGGTGGAAAAACGTGCGAAAAGAAACGGCGAGTAATACCGACAGCGACGATGACAGTGATCCTGATTACGTAGCCAAGAATTTTCAAGGAAAGCCCGTTAAAAGAGGAGGTCGCAAGAATATACGAAAAGTGATGGAAGACGAGCAGGTCGCTCTGGCGACGAGACGAGTCGCGAAAGAAGAGGCGGAGAGGCTTGAACGGATTGCTCACCGGCAAAAATTA TACGACGAAATGTTGAAAGGGAAATCGCCTAACGAAGAGGCGCTGCAAAAACTGGTATTAGATTTTAATACTGAAACGAAAGAGGAGCTCGTGACCGTTCACTCGGACATAGTGAAATGCTTGAAACCTCATCAGGTCAAGGGAATCAAATTCATGTGGGACGTTTGTTTCGAGTCTCTCGAAAGGATTAGATCGTCATCGGGTTCCGGATGCATAATCGCGCATTGCATGGGCCTCGGTAAAAGCCTCCAAGTAATCGCATTGTTGCACACATTGTTGAATCACGAAGAAACTGGCGTCAAAGCGATCGCGATCGTCTGCCCTATGAATACGATACTCAATTGGAACAAGGAATTTAACTTGTGGTTGCGGGACATCGAAGGCACCAGTGTCAAGGTTTACGAATTAACGAA ATCAAGGAATAATGAGCAGAAGAAATGGCAATTAGAGTCTTGGCACAGGAGCGGCGGCGTTCTTCTGATCAGCTACGCCATGTTCCGAAAATTGACCTGCGCGGACAAAAGTAAAATGCCGGAGTTGTGGAAGAAGGAGATGCTACGCTATCTGATAGATCCTGGGCCCGATTTAGTGGTCTGCGACGAGGGTCATTTGCTGAAAAACGAGGACACCGCTCTCAGCAGATCGATGAGACGGATCAAAACGTTGCGCAGAATAGCGCTGACCGGCACGCCCCTGCAAAATAACTTGATCGAAT ATCATTGCATGATGCAATTTGTGAAGCCGAATCTCCTGGAAACCAAGAATAAATTTTTGAACAGATTCGGCAATCCGATAAACAACGGCCAATACGACAATTCAACGAAAAACGACGTGAGATTAATGAAGCAACGAGCGTACGTTCTGCACAAAATGTTGGAGAGCTGCGTGCAGAGATTGAATTATTCGGTGCTGACGCCGCTGTTGCCGCCCAAGCAGGAATACGTTATTTTCGTGAGACTGTCCGACGTGCAGATCAAAATGTACCGATATTATGTAAACAACCTGGCTCG ATGCCAGTATTCCACGAGAGGCTCCCTTTTCCAAGATTATCAGACGCTGCAGAGGATATGGACGCATCCTGTAACGATGCGTTGGAAGTCGGAAACAATACGGAGAACCAACGAGAAGAGCTCGGAGTTCGATTTTATCAGCGACGAGACTGAAAGCACCGACAGCGAAGGATCGAATGATGCTCCAAAGTCATCGAGAA ATGTCGAGACTGAGATTGTCAGGCCCGAAGAAATCGAGAGGACGCATTGGTGGACGCAATTCATCGAGTCCGATCACTTGAACGATATAAGCATCTCCTCGAAATTAATGCTGTTGTTCGGCATTTTGAAAAAATGCGAGCTAATCGGCGACAAACT AGTGGTGTTCTCGCAGTCATTGCATTCGTTGAACTTGATCGAGCATTTTTTGGTAAACATCGACAAGGAGACGCAGAAAAGTGAGAATTCAGAGTGCACGGGGCACAGAAGCAGTTGGTTGTTGGGCTTGGATTATTATCGATTTGATGGAAAAACGTCGCCGAAGGAAAGATTTCGATGTTGCGAAGCGTTTAATAGTCCGACGAATACAAGGGCGATGCTGTTCTTGATATCGACGCACGCCGGCGGTTTAGGTATTAATTTGACTGCCGCTAATCGGGTGATTCTATTCGATGCGAGTTGGAATCCCTCGCCCGATGTGCAGAGTATATTTCGTGTGTATAG GTTTGGTCAGAAAAAGCCGTGTTACGTTTACCGATTTCTGGCGGCCGGAACGATGGAGGAGAAAATTTACAATCGGCAAGTGACGAAATTGTCGCTCTCCTGCAGAGTCCTCGACGAACAACAAATAGAACGGCATTACAGAAATCATGATTTAGTCGAGTTGTACACTTTTAGGCCGAACAAGGGTGGGGGAAGGGCAACGTTGAATCTGCCAAAAGATAGATTGCTGGCGGAAATATTTTTGAAGTATAAAGATTACGTGGAGAACTATCACGAACACGACTCCCTTTTGGAGAATAAG TCCGAGGAAGAATTGAACGAGCAAGAAAGAAAGCAAGCCTGGCTAGATTACGAAAAGGAGAAAGCAGAAAATCCAATGATCAGCGATAAGTTCGCGTTACTGTTCAAACAATCATCGATGTATAGTTACTAG